One segment of Thermodesulfovibrio sp. 3907-1M DNA contains the following:
- a CDS encoding YraN family protein, giving the protein MGRIDLGKEGEKLAVDYLLAKGYEILEKNFRTPIGEIDIIAKHGKYIVIIEVKRRMSENFGNPEMAVNYRKQEKLKKLALFYLSKLGKEYPVRFDIIAIKDKQIKHIENAFY; this is encoded by the coding sequence GTGGGACGAATAGATCTTGGCAAAGAGGGAGAGAAACTGGCAGTTGATTATCTTTTAGCCAAAGGATACGAGATTCTTGAAAAAAACTTTCGTACCCCGATTGGCGAGATAGATATTATAGCAAAGCATGGCAAATATATTGTTATTATAGAGGTTAAAAGAAGAATGTCAGAGAATTTCGGAAATCCTGAGATGGCAGTGAATTACAGAAAGCAGGAAAAGCTTAAAAAATTGGCACTTTTCTATCTAAGTAAACTGGGTAAAGAATATCCTGTAAGATTTGATATTATAGCCATAAAAGACAAACAGATTAAGCACATTGAGAATGCTTTTTACTGA
- the pfp gene encoding diphosphate--fructose-6-phosphate 1-phosphotransferase, whose product METVGIIVGGGPAPGINGTISAATIEAVNQGKKVVGIKGGFKPLFDGDLSCAVPLTVDDVSRIHTKGGSILRTSREHAERVKERFPILMKTLKALGIKYLITIGGDGTLFMANWIEREARGEINVVHVPKTIDNDIPLPGGASTFGYETARHWGVEIVKNIMEDARVTARWYFLTIMGRYTGHLALGVGKAAGATLTIIPEEFQEEKISFRKVADILTGAIIKRLSMGRDHGVAILAEGLSEKFDPDELSEYEQLEKDETGRVRLSEIQLGRIMKNFVKKSLEDMGIKLTIVDKNIGYELRSADPIPYDIEYTRNLGYGAVRYLLRGGTGAMITFEEGHLRPIPFVELIDYRTGKVKIRKVDITSENYEVGRKYMIRLEKEDFEGKRLKSLASVVRMTEEEFRERFYYVTS is encoded by the coding sequence ATGGAAACAGTAGGAATTATTGTAGGTGGAGGACCTGCTCCTGGAATAAACGGAACAATAAGTGCTGCAACAATTGAGGCAGTAAATCAGGGCAAAAAAGTTGTTGGAATAAAAGGTGGATTTAAACCTCTCTTTGATGGTGATCTTTCCTGTGCTGTGCCTCTTACTGTTGATGATGTTTCAAGAATACATACGAAGGGAGGCTCAATACTGAGGACATCCCGTGAGCATGCAGAGAGAGTTAAGGAAAGATTCCCGATTTTGATGAAAACATTGAAAGCTCTTGGAATAAAATATCTCATTACAATTGGTGGAGATGGGACTCTTTTTATGGCAAACTGGATTGAAAGAGAAGCAAGGGGAGAGATAAATGTTGTCCATGTCCCAAAAACAATAGACAATGACATTCCACTTCCAGGAGGTGCTTCTACGTTTGGATATGAAACAGCGAGACACTGGGGAGTAGAAATTGTAAAAAACATTATGGAAGATGCAAGGGTTACAGCAAGATGGTATTTCCTTACAATAATGGGAAGATACACAGGTCATTTGGCTTTAGGTGTAGGCAAGGCAGCGGGAGCAACTCTTACAATAATTCCCGAAGAGTTCCAAGAGGAAAAGATCTCATTCAGAAAAGTAGCTGATATTCTCACAGGAGCAATAATTAAGAGACTAAGCATGGGAAGAGACCACGGAGTTGCCATTCTTGCCGAGGGTTTATCTGAGAAGTTTGATCCTGACGAACTAAGTGAATATGAACAGCTTGAAAAGGATGAAACAGGAAGAGTGAGACTCAGTGAGATTCAGCTTGGAAGAATTATGAAAAACTTTGTTAAAAAATCTCTTGAAGATATGGGGATTAAACTGACAATTGTTGATAAAAACATTGGTTATGAACTGAGGTCTGCTGACCCTATACCCTATGACATAGAATACACACGAAATCTTGGCTATGGAGCAGTCCGCTATTTATTGAGAGGTGGCACAGGTGCTATGATAACCTTTGAAGAAGGTCATCTCCGTCCCATTCCATTTGTTGAGCTTATAGATTACAGAACAGGTAAAGTTAAAATAAGAAAGGTTGACATCACCTCAGAAAACTATGAGGTTGGGAGAAAATACATGATAAGACTTGAAAAGGAAGACTTTGAAGGTAAGCGTCTTAAATCCCTTGCCAGTGTGGTAAGAATGACAGAAGAGGAGTTCAGGGAAAGATTTTATTATGTCACTTCATAA
- a CDS encoding class II fructose-bisphosphate aldolase: MGFEKFAEAVEIKNGKVTVKDKESIKNLMDELIFDAVFEGSDDVRVKKLLIIKEIAKEIGAIPASIQELYEEMGREFPGFTVPAINIRGLTYDVARAIFRKAKEKNVGAFIFEIARSEIGYTKQRPLEYSACVLAAAVKEGFTGPVFIQGDHFQIVRRHFEKDPEAEVNYVKGLIKEAIEAEFYNIDIDTSTLVDLSKDTVYEQQRPNFEYTAQLAEYVRSLQPEGITVSIGGEIGEIGGKNSTPEEARAYLDGFKDVYKGNKGLSKLSVQTGTKHGGVVLPDGSIAQVKIDFETLRVLSELVRKEYGLSGCVQHGASTLPEEAFDKFPETGTSEIHLATGFQNIIYDSKALPDDFRKMIYEFLKKQFASEWKEGQTEEQFIYSTRKKGFGPFKKEWWSLPKEVKETIMKELEDKFELLFGKLKVFNTKDIVNRTVKVVKVPVKI; encoded by the coding sequence ATGGGATTTGAAAAATTTGCAGAAGCAGTGGAGATTAAAAATGGGAAAGTTACAGTAAAAGATAAAGAATCAATTAAAAATTTAATGGATGAACTCATATTTGATGCAGTTTTTGAAGGATCAGATGATGTAAGAGTAAAAAAGCTTTTAATAATTAAAGAAATTGCAAAAGAAATAGGAGCAATACCAGCCTCAATTCAGGAATTATATGAGGAAATGGGAAGAGAATTTCCTGGATTTACAGTTCCTGCGATAAATATCAGAGGATTAACATATGATGTGGCAAGAGCAATCTTTAGAAAGGCAAAGGAGAAAAATGTTGGTGCCTTTATATTTGAAATTGCTCGCTCTGAAATTGGCTATACAAAACAGAGACCTCTTGAATACTCAGCCTGTGTTTTAGCTGCTGCTGTCAAAGAAGGATTTACAGGTCCTGTTTTCATTCAGGGAGATCATTTCCAGATAGTAAGAAGACATTTTGAAAAAGACCCAGAAGCTGAAGTTAACTATGTAAAAGGCTTAATAAAAGAGGCAATTGAAGCAGAATTTTACAATATAGACATTGACACTTCCACTCTTGTTGACCTTAGTAAAGATACAGTGTATGAACAGCAAAGACCTAATTTTGAATATACTGCTCAGCTTGCGGAATATGTCCGTAGTCTTCAACCTGAAGGTATTACAGTATCAATCGGTGGAGAGATTGGTGAAATTGGTGGTAAAAACTCAACACCTGAAGAAGCAAGAGCTTATCTTGATGGATTCAAAGATGTTTATAAAGGAAACAAAGGCTTAAGCAAACTGAGTGTGCAGACAGGCACAAAACATGGTGGAGTAGTGCTTCCTGATGGAAGCATTGCGCAGGTTAAGATTGATTTTGAAACTCTTAGAGTTCTTTCTGAGCTTGTAAGAAAAGAGTATGGTCTAAGCGGATGCGTTCAGCATGGGGCAAGCACTCTTCCAGAGGAAGCATTTGATAAATTCCCTGAAACAGGCACATCAGAAATACATCTTGCAACAGGATTTCAGAATATAATTTATGATAGCAAAGCTCTACCAGATGATTTCAGGAAGATGATTTATGAATTTCTTAAAAAGCAGTTTGCCTCTGAATGGAAGGAAGGTCAGACAGAAGAACAATTCATTTACAGCACCCGCAAAAAAGGATTTGGTCCTTTTAAGAAAGAGTGGTGGAGCCTGCCAAAAGAGGTTAAAGAAACCATCATGAAAGAGCTTGAGGATAAATTTGAATTACTTTTTGGCAAGTTAAAGGTTTTCAATACAAAAGATATTGTTAACAGGACTGTAAAAGTTGTCAAAGTGCCTGTGAAGATTTAA
- a CDS encoding LptF/LptG family permease, with product MKVIYGSLTRELIQNIALSIAFLNAVLIIEKLFKLSKIFASVGIDLPNLVLLIILLQPQLLIFTIPMALLLGVLLTYGRTQADNEMTIYMVSGMPYKKTFKPAIYIATAAFFLTTLMSFYLAPAGVSLVREKILSILAERAPLGLEEGVFNQGFKDVTIFVKEKPDSLHLKEVVIFDERKNETKIVIAKEGVIKKEKDNINLSLLDGKAYFNKGTSLNEVSFKEYIFKLSPNIDPIAKKISELSLIELFSKIVTERSKSIDYKLELYKRLALPILCIISVFLAPSLCLIVGKSGRIGGITVGLAIFAIYYIFMIYGANVAKAGKTSAEVGSLMPVLVMGFLAFVIYFRIKK from the coding sequence ATGAAAGTTATTTACGGCAGCTTAACCCGGGAGCTTATTCAGAATATTGCTCTTTCAATAGCCTTTTTAAATGCTGTTTTAATCATTGAAAAACTGTTTAAACTAAGTAAAATATTTGCTTCTGTTGGAATAGATTTGCCAAATCTTGTTTTGCTCATAATCCTTTTACAGCCTCAGTTGCTTATTTTTACAATTCCAATGGCTTTGCTTCTCGGTGTTTTGCTTACTTATGGAAGAACTCAGGCAGACAATGAAATGACAATCTACATGGTAAGCGGCATGCCCTATAAAAAGACATTCAAACCCGCTATATACATTGCAACAGCAGCATTTTTTCTTACTACTCTGATGAGTTTTTATCTTGCGCCAGCAGGAGTAAGTCTTGTAAGAGAAAAAATTTTAAGTATTCTTGCAGAAAGAGCACCTCTTGGGCTGGAAGAAGGAGTTTTCAATCAGGGATTTAAAGATGTAACAATTTTTGTGAAGGAGAAACCTGACAGTTTACACTTAAAAGAAGTGGTAATTTTTGATGAGAGAAAAAATGAGACAAAAATAGTGATTGCTAAGGAAGGAGTTATTAAAAAGGAAAAAGACAATATAAATTTAAGTTTGTTGGACGGGAAAGCTTATTTTAACAAAGGCACATCTTTAAATGAAGTAAGCTTTAAAGAGTATATATTCAAGCTTTCTCCAAATATAGATCCAATAGCAAAAAAAATCAGTGAGCTTTCTTTAATTGAGCTTTTTTCAAAAATTGTTACTGAAAGATCAAAGAGCATAGATTACAAACTGGAGCTTTATAAGAGATTGGCTTTACCTATTTTATGCATAATAAGTGTTTTTTTAGCTCCTTCATTATGTCTTATTGTCGGGAAAAGTGGTAGAATTGGAGGAATTACAGTAGGGCTTGCTATATTTGCAATTTATTACATCTTCATGATATATGGAGCAAATGTTGCAAAAGCAGGAAAAACATCAGCAGAAGTTGGTTCTCTTATGCCTGTTTTAGTCATGGGATTTTTAGCTTTCGTTATTTATTTCAGGATTAAAAAATGA
- a CDS encoding toprim domain-containing protein, translating into MSLHKRRIKNKKEFIPLDWERAEKIREVLHYLYEINKLVPIIVEGKKDKKALRDIGFDGEIITLHSGKSIYEFTETIAQKFEKIVLLIDWDEKGEELYSKVGENLQGMWEDFASIREVLKLLCQKEITEIEEIPSLFQRIAGQSLDVRQWDE; encoded by the coding sequence ATGTCACTTCATAAAAGGCGTATAAAGAATAAAAAAGAATTCATTCCACTTGATTGGGAAAGAGCAGAAAAAATAAGAGAAGTTCTTCATTATCTCTACGAGATTAACAAGCTTGTTCCAATCATCGTAGAGGGCAAAAAGGATAAGAAAGCTTTAAGAGACATTGGTTTTGATGGTGAGATAATTACACTGCACAGCGGAAAATCCATATATGAGTTTACTGAAACAATAGCTCAAAAATTTGAAAAGATTGTTTTACTTATTGACTGGGATGAAAAGGGTGAAGAACTCTACTCCAAAGTAGGTGAAAATCTTCAGGGAATGTGGGAAGATTTTGCCTCCATCCGTGAAGTTTTAAAATTGCTATGTCAGAAAGAGATTACAGAAATAGAAGAAATTCCATCACTTTTTCAAAGAATTGCAGGACAGAGCCTTGATGTAAGACAGTGGGACGAATAG
- a CDS encoding nucleotidyltransferase family protein, translating into MSKIEEIITVLQKEKNELKRRFGVLEIGIFGSYVRGEETEKSDIDILVVLDEKFRTFDNYMDLKNFLSEILSTDIDLVIKDAIKPYLMPYILEETVYV; encoded by the coding sequence ATGAGTAAAATAGAGGAAATAATCACCGTATTGCAAAAAGAGAAAAATGAATTGAAAAGAAGATTTGGAGTATTAGAAATAGGTATTTTTGGTTCTTATGTTAGAGGGGAAGAGACAGAAAAAAGTGATATTGATATACTGGTTGTTTTAGATGAAAAATTCAGGACATTTGACAACTATATGGATTTAAAAAATTTTCTTTCTGAGATTTTATCTACTGATATTGATCTCGTAATTAAAGATGCTATTAAACCTTATTTAATGCCTTACATATTAGAGGAAACTGTTTATGTCTAA
- a CDS encoding class I SAM-dependent methyltransferase — translation MDELAKEYVIDFFTKRLIHFKNTPESVGWTRTGQLLRYETVLKLIEPEGKTLLDFGCGKGDFYGFLKEKGVRCRYTGIDINPSLIEVARKSYPEAEFYVMDIENEPLSEFFDLTVAIGVFNLAVQDVKELMQRCVKILFQHTRERLVFTCLNEKTKLRDIGVTYFSVEELQRFACTLTEKFKVIDNLIDGDLFLILDKSSFCLK, via the coding sequence ATGGATGAGCTTGCAAAGGAGTATGTAATTGATTTTTTTACAAAAAGGCTGATTCACTTTAAAAACACTCCTGAATCAGTGGGATGGACACGCACAGGTCAGTTGCTCCGATATGAAACAGTTCTTAAACTAATTGAGCCTGAGGGCAAGACTCTGCTTGATTTTGGCTGTGGAAAAGGAGATTTTTACGGCTTTTTGAAGGAAAAGGGAGTCAGATGTCGCTATACAGGCATAGATATAAATCCTTCGCTAATTGAAGTTGCCAGAAAGAGTTACCCAGAAGCGGAGTTTTATGTTATGGATATTGAAAATGAACCATTATCAGAGTTTTTTGATCTTACCGTTGCAATTGGTGTATTCAATCTTGCTGTGCAGGATGTAAAAGAGCTCATGCAGAGATGCGTGAAAATACTATTTCAGCATACGAGAGAAAGACTTGTTTTTACATGCCTTAATGAAAAAACAAAATTAAGAGACATCGGGGTTACTTATTTTTCTGTAGAAGAGTTACAAAGATTCGCCTGCACCCTTACAGAAAAATTTAAAGTTATAGATAATCTTATAGATGGCGATCTATTTTTAATTCTTGATAAAAGTAGCTTTTGTTTGAAATAA
- the hisF gene encoding imidazole glycerol phosphate synthase subunit HisF — protein MLAKRIIPCLDVKDGRVVKGVNFLNLRDAGDPVENALYYDEEEADELVFLDVTASHEKRKIIIDVVERTASVVFMPLTVGGGIKSLDDIRDLLNAGADKVSINTTAVRDPYFIQKASSRFGSQCIVIAIDAKRVDNTFNPKAYPQEKWFDDPELQDVLYNENSRFVLSTHGGRLMRPIDATAWAKKMEEFGAGEILLTSMDRDGTREGYDIELTRAIAETVTIPVIASGGAGTLEHLYEAFALGKADAALAASIFHFREYSVREAKEYLRQRGIPVRIS, from the coding sequence ATGCTTGCTAAGAGAATTATACCCTGTCTTGATGTGAAAGATGGAAGAGTTGTAAAAGGTGTGAACTTTCTCAATCTCAGGGATGCAGGTGATCCTGTTGAGAATGCTCTTTACTATGATGAGGAAGAGGCTGATGAGCTTGTATTCCTTGATGTTACAGCATCCCATGAAAAAAGGAAAATCATAATTGATGTCGTTGAAAGGACTGCCTCAGTTGTATTCATGCCTCTTACTGTTGGTGGAGGAATAAAAAGCCTTGATGACATAAGAGATTTACTTAATGCAGGTGCTGATAAAGTTTCTATTAATACAACTGCTGTCCGTGATCCATACTTTATTCAGAAAGCATCATCACGTTTTGGCTCACAATGCATAGTGATTGCAATAGATGCAAAAAGGGTTGATAACACATTCAATCCAAAAGCTTATCCACAGGAAAAATGGTTTGATGACCCTGAACTACAGGATGTGCTTTACAATGAAAACTCAAGATTTGTTCTGTCAACTCATGGTGGAAGACTTATGCGTCCAATTGATGCTACTGCATGGGCAAAAAAAATGGAGGAATTCGGTGCTGGTGAGATTTTGCTTACGAGTATGGACAGAGATGGAACCCGTGAAGGCTATGACATAGAGCTTACAAGAGCAATTGCAGAGACTGTTACAATACCAGTTATTGCCTCAGGAGGTGCGGGCACCTTAGAGCATCTCTATGAAGCCTTTGCCCTTGGCAAAGCAGACGCAGCTCTTGCAGCGTCCATATTCCATTTCAGAGAATACTCGGTAAGAGAGGCAAAGGAGTATTTAAGACAAAGAGGAATTCCTGTAAGAATCAGTTGA
- a CDS encoding nucleotidyltransferase domain-containing protein has translation MRLSEEVLKAIKTLAKKYFGENCEVRMFGSRVDDTQKGGDIDIYISTEMKDGIIEAKASFLAELKRKIGEQKIDILVENMHKPEENSIYEIARTCGIKI, from the coding sequence ATGCGATTAAGTGAAGAGGTGTTAAAAGCCATTAAAACTCTTGCCAAAAAGTATTTTGGAGAAAACTGCGAGGTTCGTATGTTCGGTTCAAGAGTTGACGATACTCAGAAAGGCGGAGATATAGATATATACATAAGCACTGAGATGAAGGATGGAATAATTGAGGCAAAGGCTTCATTTCTCGCTGAACTTAAAAGAAAAATTGGAGAGCAAAAGATTGATATTCTTGTTGAAAATATGCATAAACCTGAAGAAAATTCAATCTACGAAATAGCAAGAACATGTGGTATAAAAATATGA
- a CDS encoding HepT-like ribonuclease domain-containing protein, translating to MSKKRILFVILQDILEEIKRIKRFNKCINSVEEFSDNELVMYATIKALENIGEAVKKIPEDVRQKYPIDWKKIAGLRDILIHEYFGIDSKIIWNIIEEKTSRIRKSCQFFN from the coding sequence ATGTCTAAAAAGAGGATTCTCTTCGTTATTTTACAGGATATTCTTGAAGAAATAAAGAGAATAAAAAGGTTTAATAAATGTATTAATTCAGTAGAGGAATTTAGTGATAATGAACTCGTAATGTATGCTACAATAAAAGCTCTTGAAAACATTGGAGAAGCAGTAAAAAAAATACCCGAGGATGTACGACAAAAATATCCAATTGATTGGAAAAAGATTGCAGGATTAAGAGACATTCTTATACATGAGTATTTTGGAATTGACAGTAAAATAATCTGGAATATTATTGAAGAAAAAACTTCCCGAATTAGAAAAAGCTGTCAATTTTTTAATTAA
- a CDS encoding DUF1640 domain-containing protein, translating to MPVLSLPKSVRERLGEDAAEAFIEFLKEFEKEIKDDLATRRDIKEIEARIREVEANIEVKLAQFKIEIIKWVAGFLIAQTAILAGVFAGLIKLFF from the coding sequence ATGCCAGTATTAAGTTTACCAAAATCAGTAAGAGAACGCCTCGGAGAAGATGCGGCAGAGGCATTTATTGAATTTTTGAAAGAGTTTGAAAAAGAAATAAAAGATGACCTTGCCACAAGAAGAGACATTAAAGAGATTGAAGCAAGAATTAGGGAAGTGGAAGCAAATATTGAAGTAAAACTTGCTCAATTCAAGATAGAAATAATTAAATGGGTAGCAGGATTTTTAATTGCTCAAACCGCCATCCTTGCTGGTGTTTTTGCAGGACTTATCAAATTATTTTTCTAA
- the hisA gene encoding 1-(5-phosphoribosyl)-5-[(5-phosphoribosylamino)methylideneamino]imidazole-4-carboxamide isomerase encodes MKIIPAIDLKDGKCVRLRQGKFDEVTVYYDNPEEAALRWQAEGAEVLHVVDLDGAKQGRLSNLSSIKKIREVFHGAVEVGGGIRKIEDIELLLNSGIDRVVLGTVLAHNPDFVKEVCKIFPERIVAGIDAKDGFVAVKGWVELTELKAAELALRMQDYGVWGIIYTDISRDGMLTGPNIDATKAIVEAVNIPVIASGGVSSMEDIKKLAEIEKLWGVITGKAIYSGAINLKEAIELVNAIK; translated from the coding sequence ATGAAGATTATTCCAGCAATTGACCTTAAAGATGGAAAATGCGTAAGACTTCGTCAGGGTAAGTTTGATGAAGTAACAGTTTATTATGACAATCCCGAGGAAGCTGCATTAAGATGGCAAGCTGAAGGAGCAGAAGTCCTTCATGTTGTTGACCTTGATGGAGCAAAGCAGGGCAGACTGAGCAATCTTTCGTCAATAAAAAAAATCAGAGAAGTTTTTCATGGTGCAGTAGAGGTTGGTGGAGGAATAAGAAAGATAGAGGACATAGAATTGCTTTTAAATTCAGGAATTGACAGAGTAGTTCTTGGAACAGTATTAGCTCATAATCCTGATTTTGTAAAAGAGGTATGCAAAATATTTCCTGAAAGAATAGTTGCAGGCATTGATGCAAAGGATGGGTTTGTAGCAGTAAAGGGCTGGGTTGAACTTACAGAGCTAAAGGCAGCAGAGCTTGCCCTTAGGATGCAGGATTACGGAGTGTGGGGAATAATTTATACTGACATATCAAGAGATGGGATGCTTACAGGACCAAATATTGATGCAACAAAAGCGATTGTTGAGGCTGTTAACATTCCTGTAATTGCTTCAGGCGGAGTTTCATCAATGGAGGATATAAAGAAGCTTGCTGAAATAGAAAAACTCTGGGGAGTTATAACAGGCAAAGCAATCTATTCAGGCGCAATAAATTTAAAAGAAGCAATTGAGTTGGTAAATGCGATTAAGTGA
- a CDS encoding LptF/LptG family permease, with product MNIVCKSYIKEFLKTFLILLFSMSLLLSIVGLIEKIDDFMPYKPSAVFFVKYGLYSIPRYIFYLIPFVTLVTSLFIFSVGVRSREFLILSVSGGKLRVLLKPFLILGIVISISGFIFGEFIQPEFTKKLNIMVEELTMKGKSSVQKNIFLRAKDGTVIKIGEYLAGQRKAKDVKAFIIKNNILTKRIDAQETEIKENSWIFKNALIYDFLSGKVEKSELTDYPINLKISVATFKDIKKIEEFGIVELIQKRKELKRAGLSNPKIDTDISGRLSYNFVTFFMMVLGISLPLGAHEKFIFIFSKTRGGSSGIITVGIGLLITIVYWLVYSLFMFMGYSKILPSFVSPWITPLIFGFVSMKLFYAIKQ from the coding sequence ATGAATATCGTATGTAAGAGCTACATAAAAGAGTTTTTAAAAACTTTTTTAATTCTGCTTTTTTCAATGTCTCTTCTTCTGTCAATTGTTGGGCTTATTGAAAAAATAGATGATTTTATGCCTTATAAACCTTCAGCTGTTTTTTTTGTTAAATATGGTTTATACAGCATCCCCAGATACATTTTTTATCTTATACCTTTTGTCACACTTGTAACCTCTCTCTTTATATTTTCAGTTGGTGTAAGAAGCAGGGAATTCCTAATTCTTTCTGTTTCTGGCGGAAAATTAAGAGTCCTTTTAAAGCCCTTCTTAATTTTAGGTATTGTCATCTCTATTTCTGGCTTTATATTTGGAGAGTTTATTCAGCCAGAATTTACGAAAAAATTAAATATCATGGTTGAAGAATTGACCATGAAAGGGAAAAGTTCTGTACAAAAAAATATTTTTCTCAGAGCCAAGGATGGAACTGTGATAAAAATTGGAGAATATTTGGCGGGGCAAAGAAAGGCAAAGGATGTAAAAGCATTTATTATAAAAAACAATATCTTAACCAAAAGAATAGATGCTCAGGAGACAGAAATAAAAGAAAACTCATGGATTTTTAAAAATGCCCTGATTTATGATTTCTTATCCGGCAAAGTTGAAAAATCCGAATTAACAGACTATCCGATTAATTTGAAGATATCCGTTGCCACATTTAAAGATATTAAAAAAATTGAAGAGTTTGGAATAGTAGAACTTATTCAGAAAAGAAAAGAACTTAAAAGAGCGGGATTGAGCAATCCTAAAATTGATACTGATATCAGTGGAAGGCTTTCATATAACTTTGTAACATTTTTCATGATGGTGCTTGGAATTTCTTTGCCTCTTGGTGCCCATGAAAAATTTATTTTTATTTTCTCAAAAACCAGAGGAGGAAGCAGTGGAATCATAACCGTAGGGATAGGTTTGCTCATAACAATAGTTTACTGGCTTGTATATTCACTCTTTATGTTTATGGGTTATTCAAAAATCTTACCATCCTTTGTATCACCATGGATTACGCCCTTAATTTTTGGATTTGTATCTATGAAGCTTTTTTATGCAATAAAACAGTGA
- a CDS encoding KpsF/GutQ family sugar-phosphate isomerase has translation MENLIDVAKRVLTIEAQSLQDLKKRINEEFLKAVEIIHNSKGRVVVTGMGKSGLVGRKIAATLASTGTPSFFMHPAEASHGDLGMVTEDDVVIAISNSGETEEVLRLIPYLKYFNVKIIALTGNPQSTLARQADVTLDVSVKEEACPFGFIPTASTTATLAMGDALAVALIMRNGFKKEDFAFFHPGGSLGRKMLTKVKDLMHTGEELPVAYPDTVMLDAVLEISSKRLGVVIIVDENRKILGIITDGDVRRGVQKYGKELFELRASQIMTRNPKTINEEELAAVALSTMQKYSITSLIVPASDGTLKGLIHIHDILKKGIF, from the coding sequence ATGGAAAATCTCATTGATGTAGCAAAAAGAGTTCTTACAATTGAAGCACAATCTCTTCAAGACCTTAAAAAAAGAATTAACGAAGAGTTTCTCAAAGCTGTTGAGATAATTCATAACTCAAAGGGAAGAGTTGTTGTAACAGGAATGGGCAAGTCAGGGCTTGTGGGAAGAAAAATTGCAGCAACTCTTGCATCCACTGGAACGCCTTCATTTTTCATGCATCCTGCTGAAGCAAGTCACGGTGATCTTGGCATGGTTACAGAGGATGATGTTGTAATTGCTATAAGTAACAGTGGTGAGACAGAGGAAGTCTTAAGGCTTATTCCCTATCTTAAATATTTCAATGTGAAAATTATTGCTCTTACTGGAAATCCTCAATCAACCCTTGCCAGACAGGCTGATGTGACACTGGATGTATCAGTAAAAGAGGAAGCCTGTCCATTTGGTTTTATTCCAACTGCATCAACAACAGCTACTCTTGCAATGGGAGATGCTTTAGCAGTGGCACTTATTATGCGTAATGGTTTCAAAAAAGAGGATTTTGCTTTCTTCCACCCGGGAGGCTCTCTTGGAAGAAAAATGCTAACAAAAGTTAAAGACCTGATGCATACTGGGGAAGAACTTCCAGTTGCCTATCCTGATACTGTAATGCTTGATGCTGTTTTGGAGATTTCATCAAAAAGACTTGGCGTTGTTATAATTGTTGATGAAAACAGAAAGATTCTTGGAATTATTACTGATGGCGATGTGCGAAGAGGTGTTCAGAAATACGGTAAGGAGCTCTTTGAACTGAGAGCTTCTCAGATCATGACCAGAAACCCGAAAACTATAAATGAAGAAGAGCTTGCAGCAGTTGCCCTTTCAACGATGCAGAAATACTCTATAACAAGCCTTATTGTGCCTGCCAGTGATGGAACACTTAAAGGCTTAATTCACATTCATGATATTCTTAAAAAGGGTATTTTTTAA